From the genome of Nicotiana sylvestris chromosome 2, ASM39365v2, whole genome shotgun sequence, one region includes:
- the LOC104217101 gene encoding uncharacterized protein produces MWKYIKKKYDIPDEAKPWVFESVCSAWRKYKSQLKTTHFTAYDNDELRMENRPVDIPESHFKDLLKYWNSDPHKEKKKEISDTSDTVSSKDMFVATRKRKLGRVYKSSYDNTISKIAEMEKIQSTQESEDGSHSDDAFASVMGPEHPGRVRLYGRGVTKIVLKGQKGNLGSSDERMQQKMEEMEERMQQRMHEKLNE; encoded by the exons ATGTGGAAATATATCAAG AAAAAATATGACATTCCTGACGAGGCGAAACCATGGGTTTTTGAATCAGTTTGTAGTGCTTGGAGAAAGTATAAGAGTCAATTGAAGACAACTCACTTCACAGCCTATGATAATGATGAGCTTCGAATGGAGAATAGGCCAGTAGATATTCCGGAATCTCACTTTAAGGATCTTCTTAAATATTGGAACTCCGATCCTCACAAG gaaaaaaagaaagaaatctcTGATACTTCAGATACTGTATCAAGTAAGGACATGTTTGTGgctacaagaaaaagaaaacttggCCGAGTATACAAAAGCTCATATGACAATACGATTAGTAAAATT GCTGAAATGGAGAAAATACAATCAACTCAGGAAAGTGAAGATGGCAGTCATTCAGATGACGCTTTTGCATCAGTCATGGGACCTGAGCATCCAGGTCGCGTGAGATTGTATGGACGAGGGGTTACCAAGATTGTGTTAAAAGGGCAAAAAGGGAATCTTGGATCTTCTGATGAGAGGATGCAACAGAAAATGGAGGAAATGGAAGAGAGGATGCAACAAAGAATGCATGAAAAGTTGAACGAATAA